A region from the Lutra lutra chromosome 1, mLutLut1.2, whole genome shotgun sequence genome encodes:
- the PSMG1 gene encoding proteasome assembly chaperone 1 codes for MAATFFGEVVRAPCRAGTEDEEEEEEEGKRETAEDREVRRQLARKREVRLFRRQTKTSLEVSLLEKYPCSKFIIAIGNNAVAFLSSFVMNSGVWEEVGRANLWNEWCRTTDTTHLSPAEAFCVFYHLKSSPSVVLCQCSCYVAEDQQYQWLEKVFGSCARKNMQVTILTCRHVTDYKTSESTSSLHSPFLKALKTQNFKEPPCCSLLEQPNIVHDLPAAVLSYCQVWRIPAVLYLCYTDVMKLDLITVEAFRPILSSRSLKGLVKNIPQSTEILKKLMTTNEIQSNIYT; via the exons ATGGCGGCTACGTTCTTCGGCGAGGTGGTGAGGGCGCCGTGCCGCGCTGGGacggaggacgaggaggaggaggaggaggaggggaagagggagacggCCGAGGACAGGGAGGTCCGGCGGCAGCTGGCGCGGAAGAG gGAGGTGCGGCTCTTTcgaagacaaacaaaaacatctttgGAAGTTTCTCTTCTGGAAAAATATCCTTGCTCCAAATTCATAATTGCTATAGGAAATAATGCAGTAG CGTTTTTGTCGTCATTTGTAATGAATTCAGGAGTCTGGGAAGAAGTTGGCCGTGCTAACCTCTGGAATGAATGGTGTAGAACAACGGACACGACACATCTGTCCCCCGCAGAGgccttttgtgtattttatcatCTGAAATCGAGTCCCTCG GTCGTCCTCTGTCAGTGCAGCTGCTACGTAGCTGAAGATCAGCAGTATCAGTGGCTGGAAAAG GTCTTTGGCTCTTGTGCAAGGAAGAATATGCAAGTGACGATTCTCACATGTCGGCATGTTACTGACTATAAAACTTCAGAATCTACTAGCAGCCTTCATTCTCCTTTCCTAAAAGCCCTAAAAACACAGAATTTCAAAGAGCCTCCATGCTGTTCACTGCTGGAACAACCAAATATCGTACATGACCTTCCTGCAGCAG TTCTGAGTTACTGTCAAGTGTGGAGGATTCCTGCAGTTCTGTATTTGTGTTACACTGATGTGATGAAGTTAGACCTAATCACAGTTGAAGCTTTTAGGCCTAtcctttcttccagaagtttGAAAGGTTTGGTTAAG aataTTCCTCAGAGCACAGAGATACTGAAGAAATTGATGACAACAAATGAAATTCAGAGTAACATTTATACATGA